One stretch of Pedobacter riviphilus DNA includes these proteins:
- a CDS encoding sigma factor-like helix-turn-helix DNA-binding protein — translation MSRNDHHTHEEISQLMGISKNTVNNHLKKSLGIMRKYFRTYSPETIISFVLVMFC, via the coding sequence ATGAGTAGAAATGACCACCATACACATGAGGAAATATCGCAGTTGATGGGCATTTCCAAAAACACGGTAAACAATCACCTTAAAAAATCGCTTGGGATTATGCGTAAATATTTTAGAACATATTCTCCAGAAACGATTATATCTTTTGTATTGGTAATGTTTTGTTAA
- a CDS encoding TonB-dependent receptor yields the protein MKIGFYEYIKEYIINFGYRPAAFMLMLCILLFNQGIAKSLEQTPRESSVSIKIAEMSISDALSLLEEKAGLSINYNRSIFNQNSKISLEVKSMPLELILKKILTGTRVTYRFADGNTILLYKLPDPVKPGRISGKVFDEKGITLPGASIKIIETGKATQTASDGSYTLIAEPGKYTVEISYISFVTQRISEVNVKADKNTPLDISLKPDAKGLQEVVVTANYKKASVEGLLARQKNASEISNGISAEQISRTPDKNIGESLKRISGVSTIDNKFVIVRGIGERYNSAQLDGVTLPSTEAQTRNFSFDLIPSNLVDNVVVSKTVTPDMNSSFGGGLIQINTKDIPTENFMSFTAGTSYNDQSTGKDFLSHKRGKYDYFGFDDGRRKFPAGLEHTERTTAPNNTLTDEQYLQKLIVQSQKFTNDNFTMYRYKTAPSQNYQFTLGRIVGIDTTNNKKLGFTTSLSYRNNQNINTIEQQIRGDWNVNTPNSGAKYLFNTTLAAILNVGLQLDKNRFSFRNTYTHIYNNDLVRTIGYDADNGFEFFTKGKKPNAIVEADDPTYTDLLQNKLNGQHQAGKVKLEWNLSRTSIDRKEKDLSIATQNLQQFGNDYEYFYQASGQREGYIKPTSRHNYSNNEHHFAWSGDANMPFKTGLLNNIIKTGYFGIHKEGTLNWEIASLVRSATIPDSLRYISIGQMTDPSKIGNNGYNYFINPYFLNGYKGKSITHAGYVMLDNRLAEKLRLVWGVRAEYYKYTELRNDLNVRGTSSFVLPAEKKWRWLPSANLTYSPAKEINIRTAFSNAVVRPELMDNSQFFRYDPMFDAQFGNEGLASTQIKNYDLKVEWFPGLGEIISASAFYKKFDQPVEVVYSISNGGGFYYIKNSDEAKVYGLELELRKNLGFLTGNTLLSRLTLYGNLTLQTANVIGTYETTGANGESVTVSSKAKRNMYGQAPYLINVGLQYLDEHFGFNVAYNKSGRKTTLVSPELNNIEYENPRDQIDAQISYKFYKNRFEVKLNAGNLLNKASLIYRNTGSYEPNPDYQVGSDYSNKLRLKPGFTNNLEDGDQVMFLQKFGRTYSTSITYNF from the coding sequence ATGAAAATAGGGTTTTATGAATATATAAAAGAATATATTATCAATTTCGGTTACAGGCCAGCGGCATTTATGTTGATGCTGTGCATCCTTTTATTTAACCAAGGGATAGCAAAAAGCCTTGAGCAAACACCAAGAGAAAGTAGTGTAAGCATCAAAATAGCAGAAATGAGCATCTCTGATGCCCTGAGTCTTTTAGAAGAAAAAGCAGGGTTATCGATTAATTATAACAGATCGATTTTTAACCAGAACAGCAAAATAAGCCTCGAGGTAAAAAGTATGCCCCTCGAGCTGATTCTCAAAAAAATACTTACAGGAACCAGGGTAACCTACAGGTTTGCCGATGGCAATACTATATTGCTCTACAAGCTTCCTGATCCGGTAAAACCAGGGCGGATATCGGGTAAGGTATTCGACGAAAAAGGAATAACCCTTCCGGGTGCTTCCATTAAAATTATCGAAACAGGCAAAGCCACACAAACGGCCAGCGATGGTAGCTATACTTTAATTGCCGAACCCGGAAAATATACGGTAGAGATCAGTTACATATCTTTTGTTACACAGCGTATAAGCGAGGTAAATGTAAAGGCTGATAAAAATACACCGTTAGACATTTCGTTAAAACCTGATGCAAAAGGCCTGCAGGAAGTAGTAGTAACCGCCAATTACAAAAAAGCTTCGGTTGAGGGTTTACTGGCGCGCCAGAAAAATGCCTCCGAAATCAGCAACGGAATCAGTGCCGAACAAATTTCAAGAACACCAGATAAAAATATTGGTGAAAGTTTAAAACGCATCAGCGGGGTGAGCACTATTGATAATAAGTTTGTTATTGTGCGCGGAATTGGTGAGCGTTATAATTCTGCGCAATTGGATGGTGTAACCCTGCCGAGTACCGAGGCACAAACCCGTAATTTCTCTTTTGATTTAATCCCATCAAATCTGGTCGATAACGTGGTGGTGAGTAAAACGGTTACACCTGATATGAACAGCAGTTTTGGTGGTGGGCTGATACAGATCAATACCAAAGATATTCCCACAGAGAATTTCATGAGTTTTACTGCAGGAACATCCTATAATGATCAAAGTACTGGCAAGGATTTTTTGAGCCACAAACGTGGCAAGTATGATTATTTCGGATTTGATGATGGCCGTAGGAAATTTCCGGCTGGTTTAGAACATACGGAGCGTACTACAGCCCCCAACAATACCCTTACAGACGAACAGTATCTGCAAAAGCTGATTGTCCAAAGCCAAAAATTCACCAATGATAATTTTACGATGTACCGCTATAAAACCGCTCCGTCTCAAAATTATCAGTTTACCTTGGGTAGAATCGTCGGGATTGATACGACAAATAATAAAAAACTGGGCTTCACCACATCGTTAAGTTACCGCAATAATCAGAACATTAACACTATTGAGCAGCAAATAAGAGGCGATTGGAATGTTAATACCCCAAACTCTGGTGCGAAATACCTGTTCAACACTACTTTAGCCGCCATACTGAATGTGGGTTTACAACTTGATAAAAACAGGTTTAGTTTCCGCAACACCTATACACACATTTATAACAACGATTTAGTAAGAACCATTGGTTACGATGCCGATAATGGATTTGAATTCTTTACCAAGGGTAAAAAACCAAATGCCATTGTAGAAGCCGACGACCCTACCTATACCGATCTGTTACAGAATAAACTAAACGGGCAGCACCAGGCTGGCAAGGTAAAGCTGGAATGGAATTTATCGCGCACATCGATAGATCGTAAAGAGAAAGATCTGAGTATTGCTACGCAGAACTTGCAGCAATTTGGTAATGATTACGAATATTTTTATCAGGCAAGCGGGCAAAGGGAGGGCTATATTAAACCTACCTCACGGCATAACTACAGTAATAACGAACACCATTTTGCCTGGAGTGGCGATGCCAACATGCCTTTTAAAACTGGTCTGTTAAATAACATCATAAAAACGGGTTATTTTGGCATACACAAAGAAGGAACGTTAAACTGGGAAATTGCATCGCTTGTTCGCAGCGCAACGATACCCGATAGCCTGAGGTACATTTCTATTGGCCAAATGACCGATCCCTCCAAAATTGGCAATAATGGTTACAACTACTTTATTAACCCTTATTTTTTAAACGGTTATAAAGGAAAAAGTATTACCCATGCAGGCTATGTAATGCTCGACAACCGCCTTGCGGAAAAATTACGCCTGGTTTGGGGTGTAAGGGCCGAATATTATAAATATACGGAGCTACGTAACGATTTAAATGTTAGGGGGACAAGCAGCTTTGTACTTCCGGCCGAAAAAAAATGGCGCTGGTTGCCATCGGCTAATCTAACCTATAGCCCGGCAAAAGAAATTAATATCAGGACAGCTTTTTCAAACGCTGTAGTAAGACCCGAATTAATGGATAACAGCCAGTTTTTCAGGTACGACCCTATGTTCGATGCTCAGTTTGGTAACGAAGGTTTAGCCAGTACACAGATTAAAAATTACGATCTTAAAGTAGAATGGTTTCCTGGCTTGGGCGAAATTATCTCGGCAAGCGCCTTTTATAAAAAGTTCGATCAACCGGTTGAAGTAGTTTACAGTATTTCCAACGGCGGTGGTTTTTATTACATCAAAAACTCTGATGAAGCCAAAGTTTACGGATTGGAACTGGAGTTAAGGAAAAATCTGGGATTTCTTACGGGCAATACCCTGTTATCGCGGTTAACACTTTATGGCAACCTCACGCTACAAACAGCCAATGTCATTGGAACCTACGAAACTACAGGTGCCAATGGCGAGAGCGTTACAGTAAGCTCCAAAGCCAAAAGAAACATGTATGGGCAGGCACCTTACCTTATTAATGTCGGTTTACAATATTTAGACGAACACTTTGGTTTTAATGTGGCTTATAATAAATCGGGCCGCAAAACCACATTGGTGAGCCCGGAACTGAATAATATCGAATATGAAAACCCACGCGATCAGATTGATGCGCAGATCAGTTATAAATTTTATAAAAACAGGTTTGAAGTAAAACTGAATGCCGGTAATTTACTCAATAAAGCTTCATTGATTTATAGAAATACAGGGAGTTATGAGCCTAACCCCGATTACCAGGTAGGTTCTGATTACAGCAATAAATTGCGTTTAAAGCCTGGTTTTACCAATAATTTGGAAGATGGAGACCAGGTGATGTTTTTGCAAAAATTTGGTCGTACGTACAGTACTTCCATCACTTATAATTTTTAA
- a CDS encoding sterol desaturase family protein: MKKNFVSNSTASIRMFKNDFLESLSKVRFYVPLIVYVPVIAFLFWKALWEIEMPVLNFAGWFLFGLGIWTITEYILHRYVFHFEPEAEWGKKIHFIFHGVHHDYPNDAKRLVMPPSASIPMALGFYFLFDWLLPDTMVYPFFSGFMIGYLFYDMVHYALHHANFKSGFWKQLKQHHMLHHYSDSTKGYGVSWTFWDHIFRSNFDKK; this comes from the coding sequence ATGAAAAAGAATTTTGTTTCAAATTCAACCGCATCCATCAGGATGTTTAAGAATGACTTTTTGGAAAGTTTATCAAAAGTTCGATTTTATGTGCCATTAATCGTGTATGTTCCGGTTATTGCTTTTCTTTTTTGGAAAGCGCTTTGGGAAATCGAAATGCCTGTTTTAAATTTTGCGGGATGGTTTTTGTTCGGCCTTGGCATCTGGACCATCACCGAATACATCTTGCATCGCTATGTTTTTCATTTCGAACCAGAAGCCGAGTGGGGAAAGAAAATCCATTTCATTTTTCATGGGGTACACCACGATTATCCCAATGATGCCAAAAGATTGGTGATGCCGCCTTCAGCCAGTATCCCTATGGCTTTGGGTTTTTACTTTCTTTTCGATTGGTTGTTACCCGATACAATGGTTTATCCATTTTTCTCAGGCTTTATGATTGGTTATCTGTTTTACGATATGGTGCATTACGCCCTTCACCATGCTAATTTTAAAAGCGGTTTCTGGAAACAGCTAAAGCAACACCATATGCTTCATCATTATTCCGATTCGACCAAAGGTTATGGTGTAAGCTGGACTTTTTGGGACCATATTTTTAGGTCTAATTTTGATAAAAAATAA
- a CDS encoding phosphatase PAP2 family protein codes for MQQEVLLKNSFYNIRNIYLTVAISVGYLLLSALLVGFKTDQLVLIFIFNALFFISKGTRRFILGFSIFIVYWILFDYMKAFPNYLFNQVHIEDLYSLEKKLFGVHSHGLILTPNEYWKINSNAFLDVLTGFFYLMWVPVPLAFATYLFFKNKEQFVQFSLTFVWVNLLGFVVYYAFPAAPPWYVQEHGFEFIAKTAGNTAGLARFDHFFGITLFHGIYSKGSNVFAAMPSLHSSYPVIVVYYGLKNRLGKINIFFFTVMLGIWFSAVYTSHHYTLDVLAGVICAFLGIISFNYLIHHTKLKRLIATMISAIGN; via the coding sequence ATGCAGCAAGAAGTATTGCTTAAAAACAGTTTTTATAATATCCGGAATATTTATCTAACAGTTGCTATATCTGTTGGATATCTATTGTTATCAGCGCTGCTGGTCGGCTTTAAAACCGATCAGTTGGTGCTGATTTTTATTTTTAACGCTTTGTTCTTTATCTCGAAGGGAACAAGACGCTTTATTCTCGGCTTTTCAATCTTTATTGTATACTGGATATTGTTTGATTACATGAAAGCCTTTCCAAACTATCTTTTTAATCAAGTGCATATTGAAGATTTGTATTCACTTGAAAAAAAGTTGTTTGGTGTTCATTCTCATGGGCTAATACTTACCCCTAACGAGTACTGGAAGATAAACAGTAATGCATTTTTAGATGTATTGACAGGTTTTTTCTATTTAATGTGGGTGCCTGTTCCTTTGGCATTTGCTACTTATCTTTTCTTTAAGAATAAAGAACAGTTTGTTCAGTTTTCGCTCACTTTTGTTTGGGTAAATTTATTGGGCTTTGTAGTTTATTATGCTTTTCCGGCAGCACCACCATGGTATGTGCAGGAACACGGCTTCGAATTTATAGCCAAAACAGCCGGCAATACTGCAGGATTGGCCCGTTTCGACCATTTTTTTGGTATTACACTTTTTCATGGGATATACAGCAAAGGTTCTAATGTATTTGCTGCCATGCCATCCTTACACTCATCGTATCCCGTTATTGTTGTTTATTATGGCCTAAAAAACCGCTTGGGGAAAATTAATATTTTCTTTTTTACCGTTATGCTCGGAATCTGGTTTTCGGCTGTTTATACCAGCCATCATTATACGCTTGATGTATTGGCTGGAGTAATCTGCGCATTTTTGGGTATTATTTCTTTTAATTATTTAATACATCATACGAAGTTGAAACGGCTTATAGCAACGATGATAAGCGCAATTGGTAATTAA
- a CDS encoding inorganic phosphate transporter: MPSFCNIISFLGNTDLSTPLVIIFIVCLLAVVGFEFVNGFHDTANAVATVIYTKALKPVVAIPWSGFWNFMGVFTGGIAVAMGILKLVPLDALMNLPIGVGAAMVLAVLLASIAWNLGTWYLGIPCSSSHTMIGAMIGAGLAFTWYYGAKA; encoded by the coding sequence ATGCCGTCGTTCTGCAACATCATTTCCTTTCTAGGAAACACCGATTTAAGTACTCCCCTTGTCATCATTTTTATAGTATGCTTACTTGCTGTAGTTGGGTTCGAATTTGTTAACGGGTTCCACGATACGGCCAATGCCGTAGCTACAGTGATTTATACAAAAGCACTTAAACCAGTTGTGGCCATCCCTTGGTCGGGGTTCTGGAATTTCATGGGCGTATTTACAGGAGGAATTGCCGTAGCTATGGGCATTTTAAAACTGGTTCCCTTAGATGCCTTAATGAACCTTCCTATTGGTGTGGGCGCTGCCATGGTATTGGCTGTTTTATTGGCCTCCATTGCATGGAACCTAGGCACCTGGTATTTGGGTATCCCTTGTTCGAGCTCGCACACCATGATTGGTGCCATGATTGGTGCTGGTTTAGCATTTACCTGGTACTATGGGGCAAAGGCGTAA
- a CDS encoding FecR family protein has translation MKENIKILFEHYLAGKTDPEQEKILMEYLADPANADSEFHGAMEKAWAKQTRETDYSRTAAQGLAQIWDKVEERQPKSRSLFPLLKYAAAIVVIVSASLGWYAYQKTQQPVQTAIAFLSKTTQKGEKVKLILPDSSIVYLGAGSKLTWPSHFVKGSLRNIRLEGEAFFEVKHDASSPFIVHSGQMQTQVLGTSFNIYAYPKDGTFSVAVRTGKVKVSENSAGKLKQLSLLTPGMKLLYHLKARDYTVSNERITEVNAWIKNSFAFKDISLPNMLKSLERYYNIHFEVKVHKLNQCRYNATFTNKNIGEVMEEIRVMSGKKMKYKIDTANKTITVWGEGCQ, from the coding sequence GTGAAAGAAAACATTAAAATACTATTTGAACATTACTTAGCAGGTAAAACCGATCCGGAGCAAGAAAAAATTCTGATGGAGTACCTGGCCGATCCAGCGAATGCCGATAGTGAATTTCATGGTGCAATGGAAAAGGCATGGGCAAAACAAACAAGAGAAACCGATTACTCTAGAACTGCTGCTCAAGGACTGGCGCAAATATGGGATAAGGTAGAGGAACGCCAACCAAAAAGCCGGTCACTCTTCCCACTATTAAAATATGCCGCAGCAATTGTGGTCATCGTTTCTGCATCGCTTGGCTGGTATGCATATCAGAAAACACAACAACCTGTGCAAACAGCCATTGCCTTTTTAAGTAAAACCACTCAAAAAGGCGAAAAAGTAAAGTTGATTTTGCCCGATAGTTCTATCGTATACCTCGGTGCCGGCAGTAAGCTTACCTGGCCGTCGCACTTTGTGAAAGGTAGTTTAAGAAATATCCGGTTGGAAGGTGAAGCATTTTTTGAAGTAAAACATGATGCCTCAAGCCCTTTTATAGTGCATAGCGGACAGATGCAAACCCAGGTTTTGGGTACTTCATTCAATATTTATGCTTATCCAAAAGATGGAACTTTCAGTGTGGCCGTGCGTACCGGTAAAGTAAAGGTTTCGGAGAACAGTGCGGGAAAATTAAAACAACTTTCGCTTCTTACCCCTGGAATGAAGTTATTATACCATTTAAAAGCACGCGATTATACCGTTAGTAACGAGCGTATCACGGAAGTAAATGCCTGGATCAAAAATAGCTTTGCCTTTAAAGATATAAGTCTGCCGAATATGCTCAAATCGCTGGAAAGGTATTACAACATTCATTTCGAAGTAAAGGTCCATAAATTAAACCAATGCAGGTATAATGCCACATTTACGAACAAAAACATTGGCGAAGTAATGGAAGAAATCCGTGTAATGAGCGGCAAAAAGATGAAATATAAAATAGACACTGCGAACAAAACAATTACCGTATGGGGGGAGGGCTGCCAATGA
- a CDS encoding universal stress protein, which yields MKQILVATDFSRSAGNALAYALAMAKTLNMEVVAIHAIHPTEGINNSTYNAIFIEFYYENKRTALKEWAENIRTKENYTDVKLETKCDVGFLRAVITNHTENNLVELLVMGITGATGISGIVGSNASMAVTKMRIPTLIVPLESSFTNFPIITLATDYETVLSPKDITALSELLKASGTRKMQVLYVAEKSDELHIQTGEKRIKELLPDTEIEFNYIIDSSAPNGIMDFIKSNHTDILCLVKHHHNIIYRLFTSSTVNQVLNKSVKAILVLHE from the coding sequence ATGAAACAGATACTTGTAGCAACAGATTTTTCGAGAAGTGCAGGAAATGCCCTGGCTTATGCGCTGGCTATGGCAAAAACGCTAAATATGGAGGTTGTGGCCATCCATGCCATCCACCCTACCGAAGGCATAAATAACAGTACTTACAATGCCATTTTTATCGAATTTTATTACGAAAACAAAAGGACTGCCTTAAAAGAATGGGCCGAAAACATCAGAACGAAAGAAAATTATACTGATGTTAAATTAGAAACCAAATGCGATGTTGGTTTTTTAAGGGCAGTAATTACCAATCATACCGAAAACAACCTGGTAGAACTTTTGGTAATGGGCATTACCGGGGCAACAGGCATAAGTGGTATTGTGGGCAGCAATGCCAGCATGGCCGTTACCAAAATGAGAATCCCAACACTAATTGTTCCCTTAGAAAGCAGTTTTACAAACTTTCCGATTATTACGCTGGCTACCGACTATGAAACCGTTTTATCGCCTAAAGACATTACAGCACTGAGCGAGCTCTTAAAAGCTTCGGGCACGAGAAAAATGCAGGTGCTTTATGTTGCCGAAAAATCGGATGAACTCCATATTCAAACCGGAGAAAAAAGAATTAAAGAATTGCTTCCTGATACAGAAATAGAATTTAACTACATTATAGACAGTAGCGCGCCAAATGGTATTATGGATTTCATAAAAAGCAACCATACTGATATACTTTGTTTAGTTAAACATCACCACAATATTATTTACCGGTTATTTACCAGTAGTACGGTTAATCAGGTACTGAACAAATCGGTAAAAGCAATCCTGGTTTTACACGAATAG
- a CDS encoding DUF5686 family protein — protein sequence MNRLTTSEVSVQLRYAPNEKFYQGKIYRVPIADRYPVFNLRYTAGLKGVLGGEYNYHSLMGSIDKRFYLSQLGYSDVTFEGGYIAGKVPFPLLDIHRANQTYAYQLNSYNLMNFLEFVSDHYVSINIDHNFNGFFFNKVPLIKKLKLREVVSFKALYGGLRNENNPNFQTGLYQLPVYENGAQRTYALGNKPYMEGSVGVGNIFKLLRVDLVKRFNYLNNPEVSEWGIRARVKFDF from the coding sequence GTGAACAGACTAACCACCAGTGAGGTTTCCGTACAGTTAAGGTACGCACCAAACGAAAAATTTTACCAGGGTAAAATATACCGTGTACCCATTGCCGATCGCTATCCGGTATTTAACTTGCGCTATACCGCAGGTTTAAAAGGTGTTTTAGGGGGTGAATATAATTATCATAGTTTAATGGGAAGTATCGATAAACGTTTTTATTTATCACAGCTTGGCTATAGCGATGTAACCTTCGAAGGTGGTTATATCGCTGGAAAAGTACCCTTCCCTTTATTGGATATTCACCGTGCCAACCAAACCTATGCCTATCAACTTAATTCGTACAACCTGATGAACTTCCTCGAATTTGTGAGTGATCATTATGTGAGTATTAATATCGACCATAATTTTAACGGCTTCTTTTTTAATAAAGTACCATTGATCAAAAAATTAAAGTTAAGGGAGGTGGTGTCATTTAAAGCATTATATGGTGGTTTACGGAATGAAAATAATCCAAATTTTCAAACAGGCTTATATCAGCTCCCGGTTTATGAAAATGGTGCACAAAGGACTTATGCATTAGGTAATAAACCCTACATGGAAGGCAGCGTTGGCGTAGGTAATATCTTTAAACTGTTAAGAGTAGATCTGGTAAAACGCTTCAATTACCTCAATAATCCAGAAGTTTCTGAATGGGGGATAAGGGCAAGGGTAAAATTTGATTTTTAA
- a CDS encoding inorganic phosphate transporter, whose amino-acid sequence MEPRHLVFGYPLFELAHHDWCHDWCWFSIYLVLWGKGVNWGKAEEIGLSLILSPIIGFGLAVLLMYFLKHIVKYHALFHIPHGENDRPPLLIRGLLITTCTLVSFFHGSNDGQKGVGLLMLILIAFLPAKFAVNHHIPNDKVLFQLNQTEQVLQKTAALNHGKRLDITTLVTKINKAKFHLSLKNETDKKNTYLFRKQIEEVIAAVKTVRTDKTLIIDKADDQLLADNTTELAKVVEFAPLWVILLISISLGLGTMIGWKRIVVTIGEKIGNEHLNYAQGATSEIVAASTIGLSTAFGLPVSTTHVLSSGIAGAMVASGGKENLNNNTLKNIGLAWILTLPVSIVLAILLFMLFHLFI is encoded by the coding sequence ATGGAACCTAGGCACCTGGTATTTGGGTATCCCTTGTTCGAGCTCGCACACCATGATTGGTGCCATGATTGGTGCTGGTTTAGCATTTACCTGGTACTATGGGGCAAAGGCGTAAACTGGGGCAAAGCCGAAGAAATTGGCTTATCGTTAATCTTATCGCCTATTATTGGTTTTGGATTGGCTGTTTTGCTGATGTACTTTTTAAAACACATTGTGAAATACCATGCCCTTTTCCATATCCCACATGGAGAAAACGACCGTCCGCCTTTACTCATTAGAGGCTTACTCATCACCACTTGTACATTAGTGAGCTTTTTTCATGGCAGTAACGACGGACAAAAAGGTGTTGGTTTGCTGATGTTGATCCTGATTGCTTTTTTGCCTGCAAAATTTGCTGTAAATCACCATATCCCAAATGATAAAGTACTTTTCCAATTGAACCAAACCGAACAGGTACTTCAAAAAACCGCAGCACTTAATCATGGTAAAAGACTGGATATCACCACGCTGGTGACTAAAATAAATAAGGCTAAATTTCACCTGTCGCTAAAAAATGAAACAGATAAAAAAAATACCTATCTTTTCCGTAAACAGATAGAAGAAGTAATTGCTGCGGTAAAAACGGTAAGGACAGATAAAACATTGATCATTGACAAAGCCGACGATCAGCTCCTTGCCGATAATACTACCGAATTAGCCAAAGTGGTTGAGTTTGCACCTTTATGGGTTATACTTTTAATTTCCATTTCGCTGGGGCTTGGCACCATGATTGGATGGAAACGGATAGTGGTTACCATTGGTGAGAAAATTGGGAACGAACACTTAAATTATGCCCAGGGTGCAACATCCGAAATCGTAGCCGCATCTACCATCGGTTTAAGTACAGCCTTCGGATTACCGGTAAGTACCACACATGTACTATCGAGCGGGATAGCCGGTGCCATGGTGGCTTCTGGCGGAAAAGAGAATTTAAACAATAATACCTTAAAAAATATTGGCTTGGCCTGGATACTTACGCTACCCGTATCAATCGTTTTAGCCATCTTGTTATTTATGCTTTTTCATTTGTTTATCTAA
- a CDS encoding DUF4833 domain-containing protein, translating into MEKKLRDNLQQGIYKVINPFVKGLIKIGLTPNAVTTIGLILNIGVAVIFVLGAEKSNRGDMSYIGWGGALVLFAGLFDMLDGQVARLGNMSSKFGALYDSVLDRYSEMIMFLGICYYLVAHHYFLSSLFAFIALIGSMMVSYTRARAEGLGVECKGGLMQRPERVVTIGVFAIACGIAGHFIGGDYKVYLPGISFHVFETMSIFTMPIAIMAVLTNITAVKRLQEAKKGLEAQEFNERKGNNKAALIAGLVLMGSLSGVLSFSASAQGSDPSPITFPTPKDISNQLFYLQRDPNTNTIICQLNVDKHGEVNKEQPVNVFWMRYGDKGEKKELSYIQRKFAYGIISKNLGNGQFELRFTSHKKLPMYLNKSAIDKKYHVFATINNKKMQLERIFLRIEGGTFWFPNVKYVEIKGFDAAEPSKVLVERIKV; encoded by the coding sequence ATGGAAAAAAAATTAAGGGATAACCTGCAACAGGGCATATATAAAGTAATTAACCCTTTTGTAAAGGGATTAATTAAAATTGGTTTAACACCTAATGCGGTGACCACCATTGGCTTGATCCTGAATATTGGCGTAGCCGTAATTTTTGTGCTCGGTGCCGAAAAATCAAATCGTGGAGATATGTCTTACATTGGCTGGGGAGGTGCATTGGTGCTTTTTGCTGGCCTGTTCGATATGCTCGACGGTCAGGTAGCGCGTTTAGGGAACATGAGTTCGAAATTTGGAGCCCTGTACGATTCGGTACTCGACCGTTACAGCGAAATGATTATGTTTTTAGGCATCTGTTATTACCTCGTGGCACATCATTACTTTTTAAGTTCGCTGTTTGCTTTTATTGCGCTCATTGGTTCAATGATGGTGAGTTATACCCGGGCAAGGGCCGAAGGATTAGGGGTTGAATGTAAAGGTGGTTTAATGCAAAGGCCAGAAAGGGTGGTAACCATTGGCGTTTTTGCCATTGCCTGTGGCATTGCCGGTCACTTTATCGGCGGCGATTACAAGGTATATTTGCCGGGCATTTCTTTCCATGTTTTCGAAACGATGTCGATTTTTACCATGCCCATAGCGATAATGGCCGTTTTAACCAATATTACAGCTGTTAAACGTTTACAGGAAGCCAAAAAAGGCTTGGAAGCACAAGAATTTAACGAAAGAAAAGGAAATAACAAGGCCGCATTAATTGCTGGTTTGGTATTAATGGGAAGCTTAAGCGGAGTACTTTCCTTTAGTGCAAGCGCACAGGGCTCAGATCCTTCTCCGATTACTTTCCCTACACCAAAAGATATCAGCAATCAATTGTTTTATTTACAGCGCGATCCGAATACCAATACCATTATCTGCCAGTTAAATGTAGATAAACATGGCGAAGTAAATAAAGAGCAGCCCGTAAACGTATTTTGGATGCGTTACGGAGATAAAGGTGAAAAGAAAGAACTGAGTTACATCCAACGAAAATTTGCTTATGGCATCATTAGCAAAAATCTGGGTAATGGTCAGTTCGAACTTCGGTTTACCTCTCATAAAAAACTGCCGATGTACCTGAATAAATCTGCTATAGATAAAAAATATCATGTTTTTGCAACTATCAACAATAAAAAAATGCAGTTAGAACGGATATTCCTTCGGATTGAGGGCGGTACCTTTTGGTTCCCGAATGTGAAATATGTAGAAATAAAAGGTTTTGATGCTGCGGAACCTTCAAAAGTGTTAGTGGAAAGGATTAAGGTTTAA